Proteins from a single region of Symphalangus syndactylus isolate Jambi chromosome 12, NHGRI_mSymSyn1-v2.1_pri, whole genome shotgun sequence:
- the EBNA1BP2 gene encoding probable rRNA-processing protein EBP2 produces the protein MDTPPLSDSESESDESLVTDRELQDAFSRGLLKPGLNVVLEGPKKAMNDVNGLKQCLAEFKRDLEWVERLDVTLGPVPEIGGSEAPAPQNKDQKAVDPEDDFQREMSFYRQAQAAVLAVLPRLHQLKVPTKRPTDYFAEMAKSDLQMQKIRQKLQTKQAAMERSEKAKQLRALRKYGKKVQTEVLQKRQQEKAHMMNAIKKYQKGFSDKLDFLEGDQKPLAQRKKAGAKGQQMRKGPSAKRRYKNQKFGFGGKKKGSKWNTRESYDDVSSFRAKTAHGRGLKRPGKKGSNKRPGKRTREKMKNRTH, from the exons ATGGACACTCCCCCGCTCTCGGATTCCGAGTCGGAATCCGATGAATCCCTTGTCACAGACAGAGAG TTGCAGGATGCGTTTTCCCGAGggcttctgaagccaggcctCAATGTCGTGCTAGAGGGGCCGAAGAAGGCCATGAACGACGTG AATGGCCTGAAgcaatgtttggcagaattcaagCGGGATCTGGAATGGGTTGAAAGGCTCGATGTGACACTGGGTCCAGTGCCGGAGATCGGTGGATCTGAGGCGCCAGCACCTCAGAACAAGGACCAGAAAGCTGTTGATCCAGAAGACGACTTCCAGCGAGAGAtgagttt CTATCGCCAAGCCCAGGCCGCAGTGCTTGCAGTCTTACCCCGCCTCCATCAGCTCAAAGTCCCTACCAAGCGACCCACTGATTATTTTGCGGAAATGGCCAAATCTGATCTGCAGATGCAGAAG ATTCGACAGAAGCTGCAGACTAAACAGGCTGCCATGGAGAGGTCTGAAAAGGCTAAGCAACTGCGAGCGCTTAGGAAATACGGGAAGAAG GTGCAAACAGAGGTTCTTCAGAAGAGGCAGCAGGAGAAAGCACATATGATGAATGCTATTAAGAAATATCAGAAAG GCTTCTCTGATAAACTGGATTTCCTTGAGGGAGATCAGAAACCTCTGGCACAGCGCAAGAAGGCAGGAGCCAAAGGCCAGCAGATGAGGAAGGG GCCCAGTGCTAAACGACGATATAAAAACCAGAAGTTTGGTTTTGGTGGAAAGAAGAAAGGCTCAAAGTGGAACACTCGGGAGAGCTATGATGATGTGTCTAGCTTCCGGGCCAAGACAGCTCATGGCAGAGGCCTCAAGAGGCCTGGCAAGAAAGGATCAAAT AAGAGACCTGGAAAACGAACAAGAGAGAAGATGAAGAACAGAACACACTAA
- the CFAP144 gene encoding cilia- and flagella-associated protein 144 codes for MGGHPRQKVIPDEVHQNQILQELYLKELRTQKLYTQYHVNPLRKIHTVTRKPMSWHDNLEEPADARFLNLIHHAAQGPRKKYPETQTENQEVGWDLEPLINPERHDRRLNHFRVCSDITLYKAKTWGLGDDHHK; via the exons ATGGGGGGACACCCAAGACAGAAGGTGATTCCAGATGAGGTCCATCAGAACCAGATCTTGCAGGAACTGTACCTCAAGGAGCTACGAACCCAGAAACTCTACACGCAGTATCACGTGAATCCCCTCCGCAAGA ttcataCAGTCACCAGGAAGCCCATGTCTTGGCATGATAACCTGGAGGAACCTGCAGATG CCAGGTTTCTGAATCTcattcaccatgctgcccagggaCCAAGGAAGAAGTACCCAGAGACACAGACTGAAAACCAGGAAGTTGGATGGGACTTAGAGCCCTTG ATCAACCCAGAACGCCATGACCGCAGGCTGAATCACTTCAGGGTCTGCAGTGACATCACTCTGTACAAGGCTAAAACGTGGGGCTTAGGAGATGATCACCACAAGTAG